The following proteins come from a genomic window of Achromobacter sp. AONIH1:
- the styD gene encoding phenylacetaldehyde dehydrogenase StyD: MPSTLTPSAAERPELGAIREHMLIDGQPVRSGQGESIAVHDPATGEIIARVPDAGAAEIDQAVRSARRAFESGSWRDMLPAGRERLLLALADLVERHGAELARLETLNNGKLLGVAQGLEVGSGAQWLRYMAGWATKITGETLSLSIPFPPGTQYSAYTLPQAVGVVGAIIPWNFPLLMAIWKIAPALAAGCTVVLKPAEETPLTALRLGELVLEAGFPPGVVNVVTGRGETAGAALVAHPGVDKIAFTGSTEVGKLIGRAAVDDMKRVSLELGGKSPVIVLDDCDVDRAVQGAAAAIFFNQGQVCTAGSRLYVQRGLYQKVAQGLADVAASMKLGSGFDADTQVGPLVSARHQQRVLDYIGLGRAEGGRVMAGGEAGAGAGYFVRPTVFADVRPDARIVREEIFGPVVVAQPFDTLDDAVRLANDSVFGLGASIWSNDLSRVQRLIPRIAAGTVWVNTHNMLDPNMPFGGFKQSGIGREHGRAVMDMYLEKKSVCIAY, encoded by the coding sequence ATGCCGTCCACCCTCACTCCGTCCGCCGCCGAACGTCCCGAACTGGGCGCCATCCGCGAGCACATGCTCATCGACGGCCAGCCCGTGCGGTCGGGGCAGGGCGAGTCCATCGCGGTCCATGATCCGGCCACCGGCGAGATCATCGCGCGCGTGCCGGACGCCGGCGCCGCCGAGATCGACCAGGCGGTGCGCTCGGCGCGGCGCGCGTTCGAATCCGGCTCCTGGCGCGATATGCTGCCGGCCGGGCGCGAGCGCCTGCTGCTGGCGCTGGCCGATCTGGTCGAGCGCCACGGCGCCGAGCTGGCGCGCCTGGAAACGCTGAACAACGGCAAGCTGCTGGGCGTGGCCCAGGGGCTGGAGGTCGGTTCGGGCGCGCAATGGCTGCGCTACATGGCCGGCTGGGCCACCAAGATCACGGGCGAGACGCTGTCGCTGTCGATCCCCTTCCCGCCGGGAACCCAGTACAGCGCCTACACGCTGCCGCAGGCGGTGGGCGTGGTCGGCGCCATCATTCCCTGGAACTTCCCGCTGCTGATGGCGATCTGGAAGATCGCGCCGGCGCTGGCGGCCGGCTGCACCGTGGTGCTCAAGCCCGCCGAGGAAACGCCGCTGACCGCATTGCGCCTGGGCGAGCTGGTGCTGGAAGCCGGCTTTCCGCCCGGCGTGGTCAACGTGGTCACCGGCCGGGGCGAAACCGCCGGCGCCGCGCTGGTCGCGCATCCGGGCGTGGACAAGATCGCCTTTACCGGCTCCACCGAGGTCGGCAAGCTGATCGGCCGCGCCGCCGTCGACGACATGAAGCGCGTGTCGCTGGAACTGGGCGGCAAGTCGCCGGTGATCGTGCTGGACGACTGCGATGTCGACCGCGCGGTGCAGGGCGCGGCGGCCGCGATCTTCTTCAACCAGGGCCAGGTCTGCACCGCCGGCTCGCGCCTGTACGTGCAGCGCGGCCTGTACCAGAAGGTAGCGCAGGGGCTGGCCGACGTGGCCGCCAGCATGAAGCTGGGCTCGGGCTTCGACGCCGACACGCAGGTCGGTCCGCTGGTATCTGCGCGGCACCAGCAGCGCGTGCTGGACTACATCGGCCTGGGCCGCGCCGAAGGCGGCCGCGTCATGGCGGGCGGCGAGGCCGGCGCGGGCGCGGGCTATTTCGTGCGGCCCACGGTGTTCGCCGACGTCCGGCCCGATGCCCGCATCGTGCGCGAGGAGATCTTCGGCCCGGTGGTGGTGGCCCAGCCCTTCGACACGCTGGACGACGCGGTGCGCCTGGCCAACGACAGCGTGTTCGGCCTGGGCGCCAGCATCTGGAGCAACGATCTGTCGCGCGTGCAGCGCCTGATCCCGCGCATCGCGGCGGGCACGGTCTGGGTCAACACGCACAATATGCTGGATCCGAACATGCCGTTCGGCGGTTTCAAGCAGTCGGGCATCGGTCGTGAACACGGCCGCGCCGTGATGGACATGTACCTGGAGAAGAAGTCGGTTTGTATCGCTTACTAG